The Pirellulales bacterium genome includes the window GCAGCGGCGTACCCGCCGGTCGAGCAGGTGCTCGATTACCTGTCCGAACGCCGGGCGACCTTTCTCGGCCTGCTCGAGGCGATGGACGAAGCCGATTTGGACAAGCCAACACCAAAGGGCGCCCCGGGCTTCTTGCCCGACTATGCCACGCTGTTTCAAACCGCGATCTGGCACGAGGGCCTGCACTCGGGACAGGTCACCGTTGCCCGCCGGGCCTTGGGCTATCCGAACGTCTCGGGACGTTGAACGCCTAGCGAGGCAGAACCAGCAGCTTGTTTGCCGCCACGTGTCCGAGGGTCGTTTCGCGGCCGGCCAGGTCGACGGTGATCACGTCGGCCTCGGGCCGGTTGATTTTGACCTCGCCTTCGGCGCCGAGTCGCAGGCCGGACTCGGTCAGATAGCGGAGAAAATCGGGAGTCTGGTCGATCACCCGCGCGAGCTGGAAGCGAAAGCCGGGACTGCACTCGCCCAGGGCGCGGACTTCCCGGGGCTCGATCGAGCCGTCGGCGCGCGGAATCGGGTCGCCATGCGGGTCGACGTCGGGCCGGCCCAGGAATTCGTCGATCCGATCGACGAGCCAGTCGCTCACGGCATGCTCCATGTGCTCGGCCTCCTCGTGCACCTCGTCCCAGGTCAATTTCAACGTCTCGACCAGGAATTGCTCGATCAGGCGATGTCGCCGGACGACGCGCACGGCCAGCGCTTCGCCGGCCGTGGTCAGCCGCACGCCTTCGTAGGGCGTGTACGTAACCAGGCCGCCGGCGCTGAGCGTCTTGAGCATGCTGGTGACGGTTCCCGGCAGCACGCCCAGGGCCGCGGCCAACTCGCCCGTTGCGGCCGCGCGCTGCGCGTCGGTACCACAGATCTGGTAGATCGCCTTGACGTAATTCTCGACCGTCAAACTGGGCACGCCGACACTCTCCCTGAACGTGGGCCCGTCCAACTCCCGTCACTCTGCGACGGACCTCCCGAAGGATTCTAACCGCGGGCCCTTGACCTCAGAAAGGCATCGCGTGCTTGACGCCGCGTCGTGGATGCCGATATTGCAGGCGCGCCGACAAGCGGCGCAAACCACTACCGCCGAGATGCACGCGTGACCACGCACGAAGGCCTGAACGAACGCGCCGCACGACTGGTCGATGCCCTCGTGGCTGACGCCGCGCGGCTGCGCATCGCCGTCGAACGCGAACCGCACGGCGGCCGCGTGATCGATTGCGGCATCGCCGTCGAAGGCGGTCTCGACGCGGGTGTCCGGCTGGCCGAGATTTGCCTGTCGGGGTTGGGCCACGTCGATCTCGTGCCGGGTCTGCCGGCAGTGGGCCCCAGCGTCGACGTGGTCGTGCGCACGGACCACCCCCTCGCCGCCTGCATGCGCTCGCAGTACGCCGGCTGGCAGTTGGCCGAAGGCAAATTCTTCGCCATGGGCTCGGGCCCCATGCGGGCTGCGGCTGCCAAGGAACCGTTGTTCGAGCGGATCGGCGGCCGGGAAAGTGCCCAGCGCGTTGTGGGCGTGCTGGAGACACGGAGCCGGCCTCCCGAAGCGATCTTTGCCCGTATTGCCGGCGAAACCGGCGTGCCGCAAGACGCCGTCACCCTGCTGGTCGCGCCGACGGCGAGCCAGGCCGGCACTTTGCAGGTGGCGGCGCGCAGCGTCGAAACGGCCTTGCACAAGCTGCTCGAACTGGATTTCGCTGCCGAGCGGATTGTCAGTGGCTGGGGCCGCGCGCCGTTCCCTCCGGTGGCCAAGAACGACCTGGCCGCCATCGGCCGTACGAACGACGCCGTGCTGTACGGCGCCGAAGTCGTGCTCTGGGTGCGCGGCGATGATGCGTCGATCGAGGCGATCGGCCCGCGCGTGCCCAGCGGCGCTTCGCCCGATTTCGGCCAGCCGTTTGCCGAAATCTTTGCCCGCTATGGCCACGACTTCTACAAGATCGACCCGCATTTGTTCAGCCCTGCGGTCGTGACCTTCGTCAATCTCGACACGGGCCGCACGCGATCGTACGGGCAGTTGCGCGGCGACGTGCTTGCCCAATCGTTCGGCGACTGAGCTACGATCGAGCGCGCTTCGCGCGGGGAATCGCCCTATGCAGATCGGCGTGTTGGCATCGCCCGACAGTTGGTACCTGGCCGATTTGCGCCGCGCAGCTCACGCTGGAGAAACCATCCTCGCTGCAGAATTCTCACAGCTCGCTTCGCGCATCGACGGTCAAGGCGAGCGCATCTCGGCCGCCGGCGTCGAGCTCGATCGACTCGACGCGGTACTGGTACGCAGCATGCCGCCGGCCTCACTCGAGCAGGTCGTCGTGCGGATGGACATGCTCGCCAGGCTCGCGGCCGAGGGAGTTGCCGTGATCAATCCGCCCCGGGCGCTCGAAGGAGCGATCGACAAGTACCTGGCCACCAGCCGCCTGCGCGGCGCCGGACTGCCGACGCCGCGCACCGTGGTGTGCGAATCGCCCGAAGCGGCCATAACCGCCTTCGAGGCGCTCGGCGGCGACGTGGTCGTCAAACCGTTGTTTGGCTCCGAAGGGCGCGGCCTGGCGCGTCTCCAGGACCCGGCCCTGGCCGAACGCGCCTTTCGCATGCTCGCGCAGTTGCGGGCCGTCGTTTACCTGCAGGAATTCCTGCCGCACGAAGGCTACGACATCCGCGTGTTTCTCTGCGGCAACCACGCGCTCGCCATGCGGCGCAGCAACCCGCACGATTGGCGCACCAACGTCAGCCGAGGCGCGCAGACGAGTATCGAGCCCTTGCAGCCGCGCTTGTTGGAACTGGCCGAGCGGGCTCGCGAAGTGATGGGGGCCCCGGTCGTCGGCGTCGATTTGCTGCCGGCCCGCGATGGGCAGACATACGTGCTCGAGGTCAACGCCGTGCCCGGCTGGAAGGCTCTGGCGGCGACGCACCAGGTCGATGTGGCCCGCCTGGTGCTCGATTTCGTGCACACGCAGCGCCGCTAGCACTGCCCGCAACACGACATCTTGTGGCGACGCGGCAAAGCGGGCCCAAAATCATCCATTTGCTTGCCACGCGCCTGCAGCAGGGCTAATTTCCGCCCAAGCCGTTCGCGTGGACGGCAACATCGAGCAACGAAGCGCTCACTGCACGCTTGACCGGTTAGGACTGCGATCCACTCCAGGTTGCAGTCGGTGCGATCTCGCGGTTGGCTGAAGGATTGGCCACCGGCAGATCGTGACGCGTGCGGCGCAGCTTGGACGAACGTCACGGATGACCTTCTCTTGCCACTCGTCGGCGCAACGCACCGCGTTTTTGCAAGCGGCTCTCCGCGCGCAGCCCGCAACCCGGGTCTGCGACGTTCCCCAAGACTTCGCCACGAGCGCAGCGCTGCCTCGGGCCATTTTGTCTTCAGGGGGGACACAGGACGTGTCCCAGAAGGAGCCGAACTGTGAAGTCGAAGCCACTCATCGGAATCAACGCCGACTATCGCGCCGCAGCCAAGGATTCGCCGGCCTTTAGCTTTGTCGCCGCGGGCTACGTCGATCGGATCATTGCTGCGGGCGGGATTCCGGTCGTGTTGCCGCCGTTGGCCGAAGAAGACGACATCCAGCAATTGCTCGACACGCTCGAAGGCGTCG containing:
- a CDS encoding metal-dependent transcriptional regulator; its protein translation is MPSLTVENYVKAIYQICGTDAQRAAATGELAAALGVLPGTVTSMLKTLSAGGLVTYTPYEGVRLTTAGEALAVRVVRRHRLIEQFLVETLKLTWDEVHEEAEHMEHAVSDWLVDRIDEFLGRPDVDPHGDPIPRADGSIEPREVRALGECSPGFRFQLARVIDQTPDFLRYLTESGLRLGAEGEVKINRPEADVITVDLAGRETTLGHVAANKLLVLPR
- the mch gene encoding methenyltetrahydromethanopterin cyclohydrolase, yielding MNERAARLVDALVADAARLRIAVEREPHGGRVIDCGIAVEGGLDAGVRLAEICLSGLGHVDLVPGLPAVGPSVDVVVRTDHPLAACMRSQYAGWQLAEGKFFAMGSGPMRAAAAKEPLFERIGGRESAQRVVGVLETRSRPPEAIFARIAGETGVPQDAVTLLVAPTASQAGTLQVAARSVETALHKLLELDFAAERIVSGWGRAPFPPVAKNDLAAIGRTNDAVLYGAEVVLWVRGDDASIEAIGPRVPSGASPDFGQPFAEIFARYGHDFYKIDPHLFSPAVVTFVNLDTGRTRSYGQLRGDVLAQSFGD
- a CDS encoding RimK family alpha-L-glutamate ligase, translating into MQIGVLASPDSWYLADLRRAAHAGETILAAEFSQLASRIDGQGERISAAGVELDRLDAVLVRSMPPASLEQVVVRMDMLARLAAEGVAVINPPRALEGAIDKYLATSRLRGAGLPTPRTVVCESPEAAITAFEALGGDVVVKPLFGSEGRGLARLQDPALAERAFRMLAQLRAVVYLQEFLPHEGYDIRVFLCGNHALAMRRSNPHDWRTNVSRGAQTSIEPLQPRLLELAERAREVMGAPVVGVDLLPARDGQTYVLEVNAVPGWKALAATHQVDVARLVLDFVHTQRR